One Nicotiana tomentosiformis chromosome 4, ASM39032v3, whole genome shotgun sequence genomic window carries:
- the LOC104108956 gene encoding inactive protein RESTRICTED TEV MOVEMENT 2-like: MEMELGLKLTRAADEFSSTEFQFAKDRAGSLFQSTETDTMFILSVHLKGYTKKNIKIDINEEGTIIAIRGEKLVQETVMVGWKLVKKDVEIRKFSKAFKIPDGVILDKIKARYDEEKSILTIEMPKKVKGILGIEFVEVEEDELITRQGTSEDLSIVADKIPKKVTFKDDMDKPTSSADSESTKKEEENQEKEKKEIEEKIDLASSIRKPREEVEKHVVKDEVTKMEKELMPKIESNIKGNDTIQEIREPQSNQLGGDKTESTSSRDEPKDDQDSERANGILEKEEDGEISRKREGDNVPKKSSKICVPIVAGSALILSLVVFVIHLIRTKNQSGKRKG; the protein is encoded by the exons ATGGAAATGGAATTGGGACTCAAACTAACAAGAGCTGCGGATGAATTTTCCTCTACTGAATTCCAATTTGCAAAAGATCGAGCAGGCTCTCTTTTCCAATCTACAGAAACGGACACTATGTTCATCCTTAGTGTCCATTTGAAAG GTTATacaaaaaaaaacataaagatTGATATAAATGAGGAAGGGACAATAATCGCGATAAGGGGTGAGAAGCTGGTTCAAGAGACTGTGATGGTAGGGTGGAAATTGGTCAAGAAAGatgtagaaattagaaaatttAGTAAGGCTTTCAAGATTCCAGATGGGGTGATCTTGGATAAAATCAAGGCTAGATATGATGAGGAAAAGTCTATATTGACAATTGAAATGCCAAAGAAAGTGAAAGGAATTCTTGGAATTGAGTTTGTAGAAGTGGAGGAGGATGAGCTTATTACTAGACAAGGCACCTCTGAAGATTTGTCAATAGTAGCTGATAAGATTCCTAAAAAGGTCACATTTAAAGATGATATGGATAAACCAACATCCTCAGCTGATTCAGagtctactaaaaaagaagaagaaaaccaagaaaaggagaagaaagaaATTGAGGAAAAAATTGATTTGGCATCTAGTATCCGAAAACCACGTGAAGAAGTTGAAAAACATGTTGTCAAGGATGAAGTTACTAAAATGGAGAAGGAACTAATGCCAAAAATAGAGTCAAACATCAAGGGCAACGATACGATTCAAGAAATAAGAGAGCCTCAGAGCAATCAATTAGGTGGTGATAAAACTGAATCTACAAGTTCAAGGGATGAGCCTAAAGATGATCAAGATAGTGAAAGAGCAAATGGAATTTTAGAAAAGGAAGAAGATGGTGAAATATCAAGGAAAAGGGAAGGAGACAATGTGCCTAAGAAAAGCTCCAAAATTTGTGTGCCAATTGTTGCAGGCTCGGCCTTAATATTATCTCTTGTTGTGTTTGTAATTCATTTGATTAGAACTAAGAATCAATCTGGGAAAAGAAAAGGTTAG